In a single window of the Pseudomonas sp. B21-015 genome:
- a CDS encoding glycosyltransferase family 1 protein encodes MFIVHIADITMFYAPASGGVRTYLDAKHRRLGIKPGIRHSLLIPGAHLSEQDGVYTVPAPALPFGKGYRFPLRLAPWRNVLQDLQPDLIEAGDPYLTAWAALDAKRQLDVPVIGFYHSDLPMLVSNRMGNWVTPNVEAYVSKLYGNFDRVLAPSQVMADKLIGLGVKNVFVQPLGVDLQTFNPSKRDTGLRAELGIDENTHLLIFAGRGSKEKNLPVLLNCMKRLGRRYHLLLVGSSMPTLVPRNVTVLDEFCPAAQIARLMASADALVHAGDQETFGLVVLEAMASGIPVVAVAAGAFQEIVTDQCGLLCAPDNPVAMANAVRELFSQGSAARGKQARSHVERHYAWDTVVDSLLGHYHAVLGTQWPLTANG; translated from the coding sequence ATGTTCATCGTGCATATCGCTGACATCACCATGTTCTACGCCCCTGCCAGCGGTGGCGTGCGCACTTATCTGGATGCCAAACATCGTCGCCTGGGCATCAAACCCGGCATTCGCCATAGCTTGCTGATCCCCGGGGCCCATTTGAGTGAACAGGATGGTGTCTACACCGTTCCAGCCCCTGCCCTTCCTTTTGGCAAGGGTTATCGCTTCCCCCTCCGTCTCGCGCCGTGGCGCAATGTTCTGCAGGATTTGCAGCCTGACCTGATCGAAGCCGGCGACCCTTACCTGACTGCCTGGGCTGCGTTGGACGCCAAGCGGCAACTCGATGTGCCGGTGATCGGCTTTTATCACTCCGACCTGCCGATGCTGGTCAGCAATCGCATGGGCAACTGGGTTACCCCCAATGTCGAAGCTTATGTCAGCAAACTCTATGGCAACTTCGACCGGGTTCTGGCGCCGAGCCAGGTCATGGCCGACAAACTGATCGGGCTGGGGGTGAAGAACGTTTTCGTACAACCGCTGGGCGTCGACCTGCAAACGTTCAACCCCAGTAAACGGGATACAGGTTTACGGGCTGAATTGGGCATCGATGAAAACACTCACCTGCTGATCTTCGCCGGCCGTGGTTCCAAGGAAAAAAACCTGCCAGTGCTACTCAATTGCATGAAACGCCTGGGTCGTCGCTATCACCTGCTGCTGGTGGGCTCGTCGATGCCAACCCTGGTGCCGCGCAACGTCACTGTCCTCGATGAGTTCTGCCCGGCGGCGCAAATCGCACGCTTGATGGCCAGCGCCGATGCGCTGGTGCATGCCGGTGATCAGGAAACCTTTGGCCTGGTGGTCCTTGAAGCCATGGCCAGTGGCATTCCGGTGGTGGCCGTGGCGGCCGGGGCCTTTCAGGAAATTGTCACCGATCAATGCGGCCTGCTCTGCGCGCCGGACAATCCAGTGGCGATGGCCAACGCCGTACGCGAGCTGTTCAGCCAGGGCAGCGCCGCACGGGGCAAACAAGCCCGCAGCCATGTCGAGCGGCATTACGCCTGGGACACCGTGGTCGACAGCCTGTTGGGCCACTATCACGCCGTACTCGGCACTCAATGGCCGCTGACCGCCAATGGTTGA
- a CDS encoding methyl-accepting chemotaxis protein, with protein MNKNLRFSHKILLAAALIVIAAFASFTLYNDYLQRNAIREDLDNYLTEMGDVTANNIQSWLAGRILLVENLAQNIAINPEQSNVVSLLEQNALASTFMARYLGDASGNFINRPDSKMPDGYDPRVRPWYKGAENSNGSTLTEPYVDAATGQTIISIATASKKSGKSVGVVGGDLSLQTLIDTLIARDFGGMGYAFLVSADGKILVHPDKAMVMKSLSEAYPKNTPRISSSFTEVDVDGKTRIVSFTPIKGLPSVNWYIGLSVDKDKAFSMLSEFRTSAIIATLIAVAIIIGLLGMLIRLLIQPLHVMTRAMEDIADGEGDLTKRLTIQNQDEFGILGTAFNRFVERVHTSIREVSSATGQVNEVALRVVAASNSSMFNSDQQASRTSSVAAAINQLGAAAQEIARNAAQASNQASDARSLAEDGQQVVDRSIAAMNQLSSMLSASSTNIESLNSKTVNIGQILEVITSISQQTNLLALNAAIEAARAGEAGRGFAVVADEVRNLAHRTQESAQQVQTMIEELQVGARESVSTMSDSQRHSQDSVEIANLAGERLNSVTLRIGEIDGMNQSVATATEEQTAVVESINVDITEINTLNQEGVENLQSTLRACSDLEQQASRLKQLVGSFRI; from the coding sequence ATGAACAAAAACCTGCGCTTCAGCCATAAGATACTGCTTGCCGCCGCCCTGATCGTTATCGCCGCATTCGCCTCGTTCACGCTGTACAACGACTATTTGCAGCGCAATGCGATTCGTGAAGATCTGGATAACTATCTCACCGAGATGGGAGACGTCACCGCCAACAACATCCAGAGTTGGCTGGCCGGTCGTATCCTGCTGGTAGAGAACCTCGCTCAAAACATTGCCATCAACCCCGAACAATCCAACGTCGTCAGTCTGCTTGAACAAAATGCTTTGGCATCGACCTTCATGGCCAGGTACCTGGGTGATGCCAGCGGCAACTTCATCAACCGCCCTGACTCCAAGATGCCGGACGGCTACGATCCCAGAGTTCGCCCTTGGTACAAAGGCGCGGAAAACAGCAACGGCTCGACGCTGACCGAACCTTACGTAGATGCGGCGACCGGTCAAACCATCATCTCCATTGCCACCGCTTCGAAAAAATCGGGGAAAAGCGTGGGGGTGGTAGGCGGTGACTTGAGCCTGCAAACCCTGATCGACACCCTGATCGCGCGTGATTTCGGCGGCATGGGCTATGCCTTTCTGGTCAGCGCCGACGGCAAGATCCTGGTTCATCCGGACAAAGCCATGGTGATGAAGTCCCTGAGCGAGGCGTACCCGAAAAATACCCCACGCATTAGCAGCAGCTTCACTGAAGTGGACGTCGACGGCAAAACCCGCATCGTCTCTTTCACCCCGATCAAAGGCTTGCCGTCGGTCAATTGGTACATCGGCCTGTCGGTGGACAAGGACAAAGCCTTCTCCATGCTCAGCGAATTCCGCACCTCGGCGATCATCGCGACCCTGATTGCCGTGGCCATCATCATTGGCTTGCTGGGCATGCTGATCCGCCTGCTGATCCAGCCGCTGCACGTGATGACCCGCGCCATGGAAGACATCGCCGACGGTGAAGGCGACCTGACCAAACGCCTGACCATCCAGAATCAGGACGAATTCGGCATCCTTGGCACGGCGTTCAACCGTTTCGTGGAACGGGTTCATACATCGATCCGCGAAGTGTCCTCGGCCACCGGTCAGGTCAACGAAGTGGCCTTGCGGGTGGTGGCGGCCTCGAACTCGTCGATGTTCAATTCCGACCAGCAAGCTTCGCGTACCAGCAGCGTGGCCGCAGCGATCAACCAGCTCGGCGCCGCCGCCCAGGAAATCGCCCGTAACGCCGCCCAAGCGTCGAATCAGGCCAGCGATGCCCGCAGCCTGGCCGAAGACGGCCAGCAAGTGGTGGATCGCAGCATTGCCGCGATGAATCAGCTGTCGAGCATGCTCAGCGCCTCGAGCACCAACATCGAATCGCTGAACAGCAAAACCGTGAACATCGGGCAGATTCTCGAAGTGATCACCAGCATCTCCCAGCAAACCAACCTGCTGGCGCTCAACGCCGCCATCGAAGCGGCGCGGGCCGGTGAAGCCGGGCGCGGTTTTGCCGTGGTGGCCGACGAGGTGCGCAACCTGGCGCACCGCACGCAGGAGTCGGCGCAACAGGTGCAGACCATGATCGAGGAGCTGCAAGTCGGCGCCCGCGAATCCGTCAGCACCATGAGCGACAGCCAGCGTCACAGCCAGGACAGCGTGGAAATCGCCAACCTGGCCGGCGAGCGCCTGAACAGCGTGACGTTGCGCATCGGCGAAATCGACGGGATGAACCAGTCGGTGGCGACGGCGACCGAGGAACAAACCGCAGTGGTCGAGTCGATCAACGTGGATATCACCGAGATCAACACGCTGAACCAGGAAGGCGTGGAAAACCTGCAATCGACCTTGCGGGCGTGCTCGGACCTTGAGCAACAGGCTTCGCGATTGAAGCAGTTGGTGGGCAGTTTCCGCATCTAG